The DNA region TGACTTCAGGAAAAAAATTGTATTCCTATAACGGAACCGCTGCAACTGCAATGTTTGATGTAACGACAAGTCATGTTTACGGTTTCAATGTGATTGATGACAAAGTATTTGTTTCGGACCCTTCTTTTTCAAAAGATAATGACGTAAGAATTTACAATCTTTCAGGAAATCTTCTTAAAACCATTACGACAGGAATCGGAACCAACGGTTTTTACAAGAATTAAGGTTTATTAATTGTTTAACAGAAAACCCTTTCTAACACTATGTTAGAAAGGGTTTTCAATTTTAAGGAAACCTAACAAGTTTTAAAACTTGTTAGGTTTAGTTTATTTTCAAGCCTAAAAGTTTCGCTTCTTCAATCACAAAACTTCTCGCTTCTTCTTTATCGTTGGTAATTTCGCCTTCCAGAATTGCTTCTTTTACTTTTTCTTTTAGGATTCCGATTTCGCGGCTTGGTTGCAGGTTAAACATTTCCATGATTTCTTCTCCCGAAATCGGGGGCTGAAAATTGCGGATGCTGTCTTTTTCCTCAACTTCCTTGATTTTTTGGGCAACGTATTCGAAATTCTTTTTGAATTTTTCCTGTTTCGAGGAATTTTTGGTGGTGATGTCGGCTTTGCAAAGCGTGAACAAATCTTCCAAATCTTCACCCGAATCAAAAAGCAATCTTCTCAAAGCAGAATCCGAAGTTCCATCATCTATTAATGCGATGGGTCTTGATGAAAGTTTCACCAATTTTTGAACATATTTCATGTCGCTCCCAAGAGGGAGTTTCAAGCGGTAGAAAAGATTCTTTACCATTTTTGAACCCAAAAATTCATGCCCGTGAAAAGTCCAGCCATTTTTTTTGTCGAACTTTTTTGTCGGTGCTTTTCCGATGTCGTGAAGCAACGCCGCCCAACGAAGCCAAAGGTTGTCGGTATTTTTAGAAATATTGTCAACCACTTCCAAAGTGTGCCAAAAATTGTCTTTGTGGGTTTGTCCTTCCACTTCTTCGATTCCTTTTAAAGCGGTGAGTTCGGGTATGATTAAAGGTAAAAGTCCTGTTTGTTCCATTAGTTTTAAACCGACGGACGGTTTTTCGGAAAGCATGATTTTGTTGAATTCTACCATAATTCTTTCCATGGAAACGATTTTGATTCTTTCGGCTTCTTTTTTTATGGCTTCAAGGGAATTTTCTTCAATCTGAAAATTTAAAGTCGCGGCGAAACGAATGGCTCTCATCATTCTTAGAGGATCGTCGGAATAGGTTTGCAAAGGTTCAAGCGGCGTTCTGATGATTTTGTTTTGGAGGTCCGAAATTCCATCGAAAGGATCAATCAATTCGCCGAAATTCTCCTTGTTCAGCGAAATTGCCAACGCATTGATGGTGAAATCCCTTCGTTTTTGATCGTCTTCCAAAGTTCCTGTTTCTACCGAAGGTTTCCGGGAATCTTCGGAATAGCTTTCCTTTCGTGCACCGACGAATTCCAGGTCGAGTCCGTTATGTTTAAACATTGCGGTACCGTAGGTTTTGAACACCGAAACTTTTAGTTTTGGATTGATTTCTTGGGCGATTTTCTTTGCGAGGTAAATCCCTGAACTTTCAGTTACAAAATCGATGTCGGTCGGCATTTGTCTTTTCATCAGCAAATCGCGCACAAATCCACCGACGATGTACACCGACTGATTGTTCTGCTGTGCAACTGCGGAAACCAATTTGAAAAGTTTAAAGTTTTTATTTTGCTTGAGGTTGATAACCATAAATAAGATTCGGTGCCAGAATTTTTGCAAAGATATTCCAATAAAAAGAAAAACCCATATTTCTATGAGTTGGAGTGTTGAGAAGCGGGATTATTTTCAGGATATTTTTTGCAAAAAACTCGTGTTCTTGTCTGCTACAAAGACTTTTTTTTCAATGGACTAAAAAAAATAACTTACCTTGTTTTGCTTTACGAGTATATTTTTTCTCGCAAAGTTCGCAACGAAATAATTTATTATCAAGCTGCATATTTTAAGCTAAACAAAGGCGCTATCGCTTAAGAAGGATATACAAAATTTTTGTAAGAAATTGATTGTTAAGCAAGAATATTTATTTTCTGAAACCATAACAAGTCTTTGCACAATATCGGAATATTGTCAATTTTATCGGATCTCTTTTTCAGCATCCTGCAAAAGCCAGTCGCCGATTTCGTCTTCGAGGTATTCCGTCTGCTGTTTGATGGCGTTCAGAAAATCGTCGGGTATATTGGAAATATCGCTGTTTTCGAGGTTCCACAATTCATCCGACATCAATTCGTACTCAGAATAAATTCTTTTGAACCGCGGACTGCTTTTTTCGAGTTCTTCAATTTTTGCCTGTTGCGGCCTGAATTTTCTGTATGGTCTTGTATTTTTCATTTTTAGTTTTGTGATTGCTTAATTAAAAAACATCAATTAAATGTACTGTTCAAGATAAAAATCACGCTCGCAATTTATTGAAAATGAAAAATTTATCAGGTAGTGCTCTTGTTTCAATGATTAAAATTAAAAATAAAAATGAATGAAAAAAATATTTTAACAGATATTAAAAATGTTTAACATTAAGTTCTAAATTTGTCGTCGGAAGTATATTTTAATGAAAGCACTATTACTAAAGCAGCGACAGGTTTTCTTCTTCATCATTGCAGGTGCATTGAGTGCTGTTGTCGAGATCGGGTCTTTCAAGATATTTAGTGTTTATCTTCCGCAGCTGTTTTCTCAGGAGACCAATTTTAACGGGATCCACTTTCCGCTGAGTAATGTTTTTTCCACCACCTGCGGAATTATCACCAACTATTTTCTGAGCATCTGGTTTGTTTTCGAACGCGGGAAGCACTCGAAGAAAAGGGAGTTTGCGTACTTTATGTTCGTTTCGTTCCTTTCCACAATTTTGAGCTTGACCTTCTTCCAGATATTTTTTAGATATGTGTTTAAAGAGCATTTCGATGCGGGATTCTTCGTATTCAGCCAGGAAATGCTGAGCAAGATTTCAGCAATTCTATTGGTTTCGGCACTGAATTATTCGGTGAAGAAGAGGGTGATTTTTAATGGATGAGATGAAGGACGAAGGACGAAGGACGAAGGACGAAGGACGAATTACGAATTACGAAATGCGAAGATGGAAGACAGGAAACGGAAGTGAGCTTTGGGAGAGTTGTTCTGAAAAATAAACTACTTTTGTTTTTAGCCCCGATGGAAGCGGCATCCTTTTTTGGCATTCTCGCCATTTCAACTTCGTGCAGGAACCGACTGCCAAAAAAGATACAGCGGACAGCGGGACCGAAATTGTGAGAAGCGAAAAATAGCTTGCTACTGAAAAAAGAAACTTTGTAAATGACTAAACTTCTTAATTATATTTGGCGCGGATGGATGATAATTCTGGGAGCCGTGCTCACCATTCTACTTGGAATCCCCGTGCTGATTCTTTCGATCAGGAAAGAACATTATAAGTACGCATATAGATTTATTCGAGTGTGGTGTTACGGGATGTTTTATGGGATGGGTTTTCGGTATGACCTGAAAAATCTGACTGAGAAAAAGATCGAAAAATACCGGCAGTATGTCTTTATCTCAAACCATACCTCGATTATGGATGTGATGTTGCCGTGTATTCTGATGCCGCATCATCCGCTGTGTTATGTGGGAAAAAAGGAACTGGTGAAAATTCCGATTTTTGGGACGATCTATAAGAGAATCTGCGTGATGGTCGATAGAAGTTCCGCGAAAAGCCGCGCCGATGTGTACCGAAGATGCGCCGAAAGAATGCAGGAAGGACAGAGCATCGTGATTTTTCCCGAAGGCGGCGTTCCCGATGACACCTCGATTTTGCTCGACAGTTTTAAAGACGGCGCGTTTATCCTCTCCTCAAAGCACAATGCGCCGATTGCGGTGTTTACTTTTGTGGGCTTGAAGGAAATGTTCCCATTTGATAATTCGAAAGGCCACCCTGGAAAAGTGAAGGTTTTTTTCAACGATATTTTGGAGCCCGACAGATCTGCCGCTGAACTGAAATCTATTGCCTACGGCGAAATAAAAAATGTTCTGGAAAACCAAATGGGGAACAGAAAATAGTTATATTTGTTTTTAAGAAATCATTAATAATGTACGCAAACTATTCTAAGCAAACCAATTGGGCGCAATTCGTTCCGTTGGTTACCGTATTTTTCTTTTGGGGATTCGTTGCAGCGAGTAACGATATTTTAATTCCCGTTTTCAAGAAGGCATTCAACCTCACACAGAGCCAGAGCCAGTATGTTGCAGTGGCTTTCTATGTCGCATATACAGTCGGTTCGCTGATCTATATGTTTATTTCAAAAGCACTGAAGCAGGATTTGATCAACAAAATCGGTTACAAAAACGGTTTGATTACTGGACTTTTGATTTCAGCAGCGGGAACATTACTTTTTTATCCCGCAGCAAATATGGGCTCGTTTCCATTGAT from Chryseobacterium suipulveris includes:
- a CDS encoding CCA tRNA nucleotidyltransferase, whose translation is MVINLKQNKNFKLFKLVSAVAQQNNQSVYIVGGFVRDLLMKRQMPTDIDFVTESSGIYLAKKIAQEINPKLKVSVFKTYGTAMFKHNGLDLEFVGARKESYSEDSRKPSVETGTLEDDQKRRDFTINALAISLNKENFGELIDPFDGISDLQNKIIRTPLEPLQTYSDDPLRMMRAIRFAATLNFQIEENSLEAIKKEAERIKIVSMERIMVEFNKIMLSEKPSVGLKLMEQTGLLPLIIPELTALKGIEEVEGQTHKDNFWHTLEVVDNISKNTDNLWLRWAALLHDIGKAPTKKFDKKNGWTFHGHEFLGSKMVKNLFYRLKLPLGSDMKYVQKLVKLSSRPIALIDDGTSDSALRRLLFDSGEDLEDLFTLCKADITTKNSSKQEKFKKNFEYVAQKIKEVEEKDSIRNFQPPISGEEIMEMFNLQPSREIGILKEKVKEAILEGEITNDKEEARSFVIEEAKLLGLKIN
- a CDS encoding GtrA family protein → MKALLLKQRQVFFFIIAGALSAVVEIGSFKIFSVYLPQLFSQETNFNGIHFPLSNVFSTTCGIITNYFLSIWFVFERGKHSKKREFAYFMFVSFLSTILSLTFFQIFFRYVFKEHFDAGFFVFSQEMLSKISAILLVSALNYSVKKRVIFNG
- a CDS encoding lysophospholipid acyltransferase family protein; amino-acid sequence: MTKLLNYIWRGWMIILGAVLTILLGIPVLILSIRKEHYKYAYRFIRVWCYGMFYGMGFRYDLKNLTEKKIEKYRQYVFISNHTSIMDVMLPCILMPHHPLCYVGKKELVKIPIFGTIYKRICVMVDRSSAKSRADVYRRCAERMQEGQSIVIFPEGGVPDDTSILLDSFKDGAFILSSKHNAPIAVFTFVGLKEMFPFDNSKGHPGKVKVFFNDILEPDRSAAELKSIAYGEIKNVLENQMGNRK